In one Streptomyces sp. T12 genomic region, the following are encoded:
- a CDS encoding SpoIIE family protein phosphatase yields the protein MDMENAGPLGNGLHHFPDQVTSATAVVDARGIVTGWSSDAQRVLGYRYEDVVGLPAARLLGGKADVMADFSAVVEGRGGPTRLRHQGGHHVEADLRAYASLDREGNAQWLIVATSPQRPSRYREPRPHKDEAMTEQAFAQSHLPVMIYDAELRALRGSVGATRELGLTQEQIRGRRVTDILPPHICTTVEEGMRRVFETGEPERFQVHGRPRRGARERYWAVSASPVRTPAGQVRHVQLIALDVTEQHRARERLVLLNDVSEQVGSTLDVTRTAQEMADVAVGRLADFISIDLLDELFRGVEPSPSVTGSVALRRAAQRSVLPGIPEALIQPGEVDYYPESSPPARCLATGRASLHRTLDEAIESWQVADPERARKVRDFGMHSIMVIPLRARGITLGVAVLVRHRRRDSFDEDDLLLAEEIAARAAVAVDNARRFTRERTTALALQRSLLPQRLDAQEAVEVAYRYLPARSRAGLGGDWFDVIPLSGARVALVVGDVVGHGLRASATMGRLRTAVRTLADVDLPPEELLVHLDDLVTHLRVEEDAETDPELETVTDLIATCLYLVYDPVSRRCAAVGAGHPPPAVITPDGKAEFIDLPVGPPLGVGGLPFEAVEWEVPQGSLLALYTDGLVQVPEHDLGRGMALLRRRLERPAHSLEETCDDVVRSLLPAQPSDDVALLIARTRALDAGQVATWELPSDPAAVADARDKVSRRLADWGLHEVVFTAELVVSELVTNAIRYGTPPVQLRLIRDTALICEVSDGSSTAPHMRRARMFDEGGRGLLLVAQFAERWGTRHRAGGKSIWAEIGLQDERS from the coding sequence ATGGACATGGAGAATGCCGGCCCCCTCGGAAACGGACTCCATCACTTTCCGGATCAGGTCACCTCGGCCACGGCAGTCGTCGACGCGCGGGGGATCGTGACAGGGTGGAGTTCCGACGCACAGCGGGTGCTCGGGTACCGGTACGAGGACGTCGTAGGGCTTCCCGCGGCGCGTCTGCTCGGCGGGAAAGCCGATGTCATGGCGGATTTCTCCGCGGTTGTCGAGGGACGAGGCGGGCCGACCCGGTTGAGGCACCAGGGCGGCCACCACGTGGAAGCCGATTTGCGGGCGTACGCGTCACTCGACCGCGAGGGCAACGCGCAGTGGCTCATCGTGGCCACGTCGCCACAGCGGCCGAGTCGGTATCGGGAGCCACGTCCGCACAAGGACGAGGCGATGACAGAGCAAGCCTTCGCTCAGTCCCACCTGCCTGTGATGATCTACGACGCCGAGTTGCGGGCCTTGCGCGGGAGTGTCGGCGCGACCCGCGAACTGGGCCTCACGCAGGAGCAGATACGCGGTCGGCGCGTCACCGACATCCTGCCTCCCCACATCTGTACCACGGTCGAAGAGGGCATGCGCAGGGTGTTCGAGACGGGAGAACCGGAGCGGTTCCAGGTGCATGGCCGGCCGCGGCGCGGAGCGCGCGAGAGGTACTGGGCCGTATCCGCTTCCCCCGTGAGGACCCCGGCAGGACAGGTGCGACATGTGCAGCTCATCGCGCTCGACGTCACCGAACAGCACCGGGCCCGGGAGCGGCTCGTCCTGCTGAACGACGTCAGCGAACAGGTGGGCAGCACCCTCGACGTGACGCGCACGGCCCAGGAGATGGCCGATGTGGCGGTGGGGCGGCTCGCCGACTTCATCAGCATCGACCTGCTGGACGAGCTGTTCCGCGGCGTCGAGCCCAGTCCGTCCGTCACGGGCTCCGTCGCGCTGCGCCGCGCCGCGCAGCGGTCCGTCCTCCCCGGCATCCCTGAGGCGCTGATCCAGCCGGGCGAGGTGGACTACTACCCGGAGTCCTCACCCCCCGCCCGCTGCCTGGCCACGGGGCGGGCGTCGCTGCACCGCACCCTGGACGAGGCCATCGAGAGCTGGCAGGTCGCCGACCCCGAGCGCGCGAGGAAGGTCCGCGACTTCGGGATGCATTCGATCATGGTCATCCCGCTGCGCGCCCGCGGCATCACGCTCGGCGTCGCCGTACTCGTCCGCCACCGCCGCCGGGACTCCTTCGACGAGGACGATCTGCTCCTCGCCGAGGAGATTGCCGCACGCGCTGCCGTGGCCGTGGACAACGCCCGACGGTTCACCCGCGAGCGGACCACCGCGCTGGCCCTGCAACGAAGCCTGCTGCCCCAGCGGCTCGACGCCCAGGAAGCCGTGGAGGTGGCCTACCGCTACCTCCCGGCCCGGTCCCGGGCAGGGCTGGGCGGCGACTGGTTCGATGTGATCCCGCTGTCGGGCGCCCGGGTCGCCCTGGTCGTCGGAGACGTGGTGGGCCATGGCCTGCGCGCGTCCGCCACCATGGGGCGGCTGCGGACCGCGGTACGCACGCTGGCGGACGTCGACCTGCCCCCCGAGGAGCTCCTCGTCCATCTCGACGACCTGGTCACCCACCTCAGGGTGGAGGAGGACGCGGAAACGGATCCCGAGCTCGAGACCGTCACCGATCTCATCGCCACATGTCTGTATCTGGTCTACGACCCGGTCTCGCGCCGCTGCGCCGCCGTCGGTGCAGGCCACCCCCCGCCCGCCGTGATCACTCCCGACGGCAAGGCCGAGTTCATCGATCTTCCCGTCGGCCCTCCGCTGGGAGTGGGCGGGCTGCCTTTCGAAGCGGTCGAATGGGAGGTGCCCCAGGGCAGCCTCCTCGCGCTGTACACAGACGGCCTCGTCCAGGTCCCCGAACACGACCTCGGCAGGGGCATGGCGCTGCTGCGTCGGCGCCTGGAGCGGCCCGCTCACTCGCTGGAGGAAACCTGCGACGACGTGGTCCGCAGCCTGCTCCCCGCACAACCGTCGGACGATGTCGCACTGCTCATCGCCCGCACCCGAGCCCTCGACGCGGGCCAGGTGGCCACCTGGGAGCTGCCTTCCGACCCGGCCGCCGTGGCCGACGCCCGTGACAAGGTCTCCCGTCGCCTCGCCGACTGGGGACTGCACGAGGTGGTCTTCACCGCCGAGCTGGTGGTGAGCGAACTGGTCACCAACGCGATCCGCTACGGCACCCCTCCCGTTCAGCTGCGCCTGATCCGCGACACCGCGCTCATCTGCGAGGTCTCCGACGGCAGCAGCACCGCCCCGCACATGCGGCGAGCGCGCATGTTCGACGAGGGCGGGCGCGGTCTGCTGCTCGTCGCTCAGTTCGCCGAGCGTTGGGGCACACGCCACCGGGCTGGAGGGAAATCGATCTGGGCCGAGATCGGCCTTCAGGACGAGCGGTCATGA
- a CDS encoding DUF6650 family protein codes for MKILEVMRRIKGFSTPLGGVDWDLPLPQRAMAKKVVVYLEDRRVLTMPRAVIHAVEEPDHCVASVLQIRETLTQILMEPDTGDDLAENLKAMRAACRRFLDAAGPNHSGHVRGRIESATFGAALGELRAVFGIQLGVIAARYKLELSEELADILPASDIDDE; via the coding sequence GTGAAGATTCTGGAGGTCATGCGACGAATCAAAGGCTTCAGCACGCCGCTCGGCGGAGTTGACTGGGACCTGCCGCTTCCCCAGCGGGCCATGGCCAAGAAGGTTGTCGTCTACCTGGAGGACCGCAGAGTCCTCACAATGCCGCGTGCCGTCATTCACGCAGTCGAGGAGCCAGACCACTGCGTCGCATCGGTGCTCCAGATCAGGGAGACGTTGACCCAGATCTTGATGGAGCCTGACACTGGGGACGACCTGGCAGAGAACCTCAAGGCCATGCGAGCCGCTTGCCGGCGGTTTCTGGACGCCGCGGGTCCCAACCACTCGGGACATGTTCGCGGACGCATTGAGAGCGCCACATTCGGTGCGGCGCTTGGTGAGCTACGCGCGGTTTTCGGGATTCAGCTAGGCGTCATCGCTGCCCGCTACAAGCTTGAGCTATCGGAGGAGCTGGCGGACATCCTTCCCGCCTCTGACATCGACGACGAGTAG
- a CDS encoding CU044_5270 family protein: MTKMHELRADAPTPDRVRLAPGRQKLLGAAQQGSARRMRLDWRVTAAGVATTVITIAVLVTMLVGGDGPERGVQPASPDLTSATALLEQAAEVVSQQPDLHPRDGQWVYLKTAQCQHGASDAAPDAKPEVSEEWVQYDSPVREDDKDGDNEPSQRRLYRLLASLPDDPAEIRKQAADMFPMGKDTGLTGEQRETFALLAILDEAYPVHPQGMAKLYRALAADPGIEVVPHLVKDPMGHDAIAIYPDLGSKAVQRREYLLDPDTFQYQGNQSVAVRDYEEKYEDGSSAGPSRKKGEVTFCEMKTTQSLVDRDGEKP, from the coding sequence ATGACCAAGATGCACGAGCTGCGCGCCGATGCGCCGACGCCGGACCGGGTGCGGCTGGCTCCCGGCCGCCAGAAGCTGCTGGGAGCAGCGCAGCAGGGCTCTGCCCGCAGGATGCGGCTGGACTGGCGCGTGACGGCTGCGGGGGTCGCCACGACGGTGATCACCATCGCGGTGCTGGTGACCATGCTCGTCGGTGGCGATGGACCCGAGCGCGGCGTGCAGCCTGCCAGCCCCGACCTGACGTCCGCAACGGCACTCCTGGAGCAGGCGGCGGAAGTGGTGTCGCAGCAGCCGGATCTGCATCCGCGCGACGGCCAGTGGGTCTACCTGAAGACCGCGCAGTGCCAGCACGGAGCGTCGGACGCGGCGCCCGATGCCAAGCCCGAGGTGAGCGAGGAGTGGGTCCAGTACGACAGCCCCGTGAGGGAGGACGACAAGGACGGCGACAACGAGCCCTCGCAGCGGCGGCTGTATCGCCTGCTCGCCTCGCTGCCGGACGACCCCGCCGAGATCCGGAAGCAGGCGGCGGACATGTTCCCCATGGGCAAGGACACCGGCTTGACGGGTGAGCAGCGCGAGACCTTCGCGCTCCTGGCGATCCTCGACGAGGCCTATCCCGTGCATCCGCAGGGGATGGCCAAGCTGTACCGGGCCCTGGCCGCGGACCCCGGGATCGAGGTGGTCCCGCACCTGGTGAAGGACCCCATGGGGCATGACGCCATCGCCATATACCCGGACCTGGGCAGCAAGGCCGTTCAGCGCCGGGAGTACCTCCTCGACCCCGACACCTTCCAGTACCAGGGGAACCAGTCGGTCGCGGTGCGCGACTACGAGGAGAAGTATGAGGACGGCTCGTCGGCTGGGCCCTCGCGCAAGAAGGGCGAGGTCACATTCTGCGAGATGAAGACGACCCAGTCCCTCGTCGACCGGGACGGCGAGAAGCCCTAA
- a CDS encoding MFS transporter, whose protein sequence is MNATTTAIRPTDRRAATIVMACLGVFVAYLPITTVAVSLPAIQRALHTSTAQLSWVQDAFVLPMAAFILTAGVFGDVHGRKKVFQAGLFCCAAGAAVALCAHNIQTLWAGQALAGLGSAALLPTTLALISHAVPDFRERGKFIGMWAMAMLAALAVGPVIAGVILDHFAWRWIYLLSVPLALVAMAVAAPLLTDSRAPHGRKLDWPGQITAAVAVTALVYGVIEGGADSFTATKVVAALALGVVALIAFVVVEKRSASPMLDLAVFRSAAFTATALVALITFLGLIGFFFVLSLYFGMVQQLGTLEAGARLLLVPVAAIVAGAPAGRLMHRVPTRWMISVGLLLIAGSLLAMTNLDTDTSYGSIAWRLITLGIGIGLVTTPMTATAVAAVPHHLAGMASAANNAFRQVGGALGPAVLGALLSTRAVRTLPGHLADAGVTGSQAHTIVSTAKEGGLGAVAGMNLGSTANQVYGALGDSLLDGLRLCLIVAATLALIAAVCAVVLLRRPKQQTRTGAARTAGVAPHPHPDASAGNAQAAGTAQPMRLRRN, encoded by the coding sequence GTGAACGCCACCACAACGGCGATCAGGCCGACCGACCGGCGGGCGGCCACCATCGTCATGGCCTGCCTCGGTGTGTTCGTCGCCTACCTGCCGATCACCACGGTCGCCGTCAGCCTGCCCGCCATCCAGCGGGCACTGCACACCTCGACCGCCCAACTGTCCTGGGTCCAGGACGCGTTCGTCCTGCCCATGGCCGCCTTCATCCTCACCGCGGGCGTCTTCGGTGACGTCCACGGCCGCAAGAAGGTCTTCCAGGCGGGCCTGTTCTGCTGTGCCGCCGGGGCGGCGGTCGCCCTGTGCGCGCACAACATCCAGACCCTGTGGGCCGGGCAGGCCCTGGCCGGTCTGGGCTCGGCCGCGCTGCTGCCCACCACGCTGGCGCTGATCAGCCACGCGGTGCCCGACTTCCGCGAGCGCGGGAAGTTCATCGGCATGTGGGCCATGGCCATGCTCGCGGCGCTGGCCGTCGGCCCGGTCATCGCCGGCGTCATCCTCGACCACTTCGCCTGGCGCTGGATCTACCTGCTGTCCGTCCCCCTCGCGCTGGTCGCGATGGCCGTCGCCGCCCCGCTGCTGACCGACTCGCGTGCCCCGCACGGACGCAAGCTCGACTGGCCCGGCCAGATCACCGCGGCAGTCGCCGTCACCGCCCTGGTCTACGGCGTGATCGAGGGCGGCGCCGACTCCTTCACCGCCACCAAGGTGGTCGCCGCCCTGGCGCTGGGCGTCGTCGCGCTGATTGCGTTCGTCGTGGTGGAGAAGCGCAGCGCCAGCCCGATGCTGGACCTGGCGGTGTTCCGCAGCGCGGCCTTCACCGCAACCGCCCTGGTCGCCCTGATCACGTTCCTCGGCCTGATCGGCTTCTTCTTCGTCCTCAGCCTGTACTTCGGCATGGTGCAGCAGCTCGGCACGCTGGAGGCGGGCGCGCGGCTGCTGCTGGTCCCGGTCGCCGCGATCGTGGCCGGAGCCCCGGCTGGACGGCTCATGCACCGCGTCCCGACGCGCTGGATGATCAGCGTCGGTCTGCTCCTGATCGCCGGCTCCCTGCTGGCCATGACCAACCTCGACACCGACACCTCCTACGGCTCCATCGCCTGGCGGCTGATCACGCTGGGCATCGGCATCGGCCTCGTCACCACCCCGATGACGGCCACCGCCGTCGCCGCCGTGCCGCACCATCTGGCGGGCATGGCCTCGGCCGCCAACAACGCCTTCCGCCAGGTCGGCGGCGCGCTCGGCCCGGCCGTCCTCGGAGCCCTGCTGTCCACCCGAGCCGTGCGCACCCTGCCCGGCCACCTCGCCGACGCCGGTGTGACCGGCAGCCAGGCCCACACCATCGTGTCCACCGCCAAGGAGGGCGGCCTGGGCGCGGTCGCCGGGATGAACCTCGGCTCCACGGCCAACCAGGTCTACGGCGCCTTGGGCGACTCCCTCCTCGACGGCCTGCGGCTGTGCCTCATCGTGGCCGCCACTCTGGCCCTGATAGCCGCGGTGTGCGCGGTCGTCCTGCTGCGCCGCCCCAAGCAGCAGACCAGGACCGGCGCAGCGCGGACCGCAGGAGTGGCACCACACCCCCACCCGGACGCCTCCGCCGGGAACGCCCAGGCGGCGGGCACCGCCCAGCCCATGAGGCTCCGCCGCAACTGA
- a CDS encoding IS481 family transposase, with protein MSVVEQRYHAVMEVAAGVPVTQVAARYGVSRQSVHAWVRKYERSGLPGLVDRSHRPVSCPHRIAGEVEAVVCELRRRHPTWGPRRLVHELDRRGITPVPSRATIYRVLVRNGLVEPGVRKRRRSDYRRWERSAAMELWQMDIVGGILLAGGGECKMVTGIDDHSRFMVIAKVVERATARAVCRAFGEALIRFGVPEEVLTDNGKQFTARFGSGRPGETMFDRICRENGITHRLTRPQSPTTTGKIERFHQTLRRELLDGCGPFEDLAAAQAAVDAWLEDYNRMRPHQALDMAVPASRFVPRPRAEQDVLPVVLPARLDLVTPAAPPDPPPLEPAPVAWPLAEGEIGAIEVERQVPASGNLSLRGQQIWFGPALAGTTVTLRIDVNRLHVLIGGARHKTLPSKLSGRDLKALLASGDARPAGPWPDDPGPADDSPKAVEVDRTVNAVGYVGLGGDKVLIGWPFAGQRVTLRLDGRILQVLDEQRVLKATLPSPLPPSACSRLQGGRPAGPPPLLPPPGEQIAERTVSSTGGFVVAGQRIQLGRGHARQIVTAHLDETSIRIFQGTELITTVPRVTRKEVVVRNSGEHNRRKIV; from the coding sequence TTGAGCGTGGTCGAGCAGCGGTATCACGCGGTGATGGAGGTTGCCGCGGGGGTTCCGGTCACTCAAGTCGCGGCCAGGTATGGGGTGTCGAGACAGTCGGTGCATGCCTGGGTACGCAAGTACGAGCGGTCGGGCCTGCCGGGCCTGGTGGACCGTTCGCACCGTCCGGTCTCGTGTCCGCACCGGATCGCCGGGGAGGTGGAGGCGGTGGTGTGTGAGCTGCGGCGCCGGCATCCCACCTGGGGTCCGCGCCGCCTGGTGCACGAGCTGGACCGCAGGGGCATCACACCGGTCCCCTCCAGGGCGACCATCTACCGGGTCCTGGTCCGCAACGGCCTGGTCGAGCCCGGGGTCCGCAAGCGGCGCCGGTCGGATTACCGCAGGTGGGAACGGTCTGCGGCGATGGAACTGTGGCAGATGGACATTGTCGGCGGCATCCTGCTCGCGGGCGGCGGCGAGTGCAAGATGGTCACCGGGATCGACGACCACTCACGGTTCATGGTGATCGCCAAGGTGGTCGAGCGGGCCACCGCCCGCGCGGTCTGTCGGGCCTTCGGGGAAGCGCTGATCCGGTTCGGAGTGCCTGAGGAGGTGCTGACGGACAACGGCAAGCAGTTCACCGCCCGGTTCGGCTCCGGACGGCCCGGGGAGACGATGTTCGACCGGATCTGCCGGGAGAACGGCATCACCCACCGGCTCACCCGACCGCAGTCCCCGACCACCACCGGGAAGATCGAGCGGTTTCACCAGACACTCAGACGCGAACTCCTCGACGGCTGCGGCCCGTTCGAAGACCTCGCGGCCGCGCAGGCGGCGGTGGATGCCTGGCTGGAGGACTACAACCGGATGCGGCCGCACCAGGCCCTGGACATGGCCGTCCCGGCGAGCCGGTTCGTCCCCCGGCCGCGGGCCGAGCAGGACGTGTTGCCGGTGGTCCTGCCCGCCCGCCTCGACCTGGTCACTCCTGCGGCTCCGCCGGATCCGCCGCCGCTTGAACCGGCGCCGGTGGCCTGGCCGTTGGCCGAGGGCGAGATCGGTGCGATCGAGGTGGAGCGGCAGGTTCCTGCTTCGGGGAATCTGAGCCTGCGCGGGCAGCAGATCTGGTTCGGTCCGGCCCTCGCCGGCACCACGGTCACGTTGCGCATCGACGTGAACCGGCTGCATGTGCTGATCGGCGGGGCACGGCACAAGACGCTGCCCTCGAAACTGTCCGGCCGGGACCTCAAAGCCCTGCTGGCCAGCGGCGATGCCCGTCCAGCCGGACCCTGGCCCGATGATCCCGGCCCGGCCGACGACTCCCCGAAGGCGGTGGAGGTCGATCGCACCGTCAACGCGGTCGGCTACGTCGGCCTGGGCGGCGACAAGGTCCTCATCGGCTGGCCGTTCGCCGGACAACGAGTCACCCTGCGGCTCGACGGACGGATCCTTCAGGTCCTCGACGAACAGCGGGTCCTCAAGGCCACCCTGCCCAGCCCGCTGCCGCCGTCGGCCTGCAGTCGTCTGCAGGGCGGCCGTCCGGCCGGCCCTCCACCGCTGCTGCCACCGCCCGGCGAGCAGATCGCCGAGCGCACCGTCAGCAGCACCGGCGGCTTCGTGGTCGCCGGACAACGCATCCAGCTCGGCCGCGGCCATGCCCGCCAGATTGTCACCGCCCACCTGGACGAGACCAGCATCCGCATCTTCCAGGGAACCGAGCTGATCACCACCGTTCCCCGCGTCACCAGGAAGGAGGTGGTGGTCCGCAACTCCGGCGAACACAATCGCCGAAAGATCGTCTAG
- a CDS encoding RNA polymerase sigma factor, giving the protein MGDPPTDDALVIQESLERPEIFARLYDRHAAEIHRYVMRRLGDSHADDITAQTFLTAFRNRARYDVARASARPWLYGIAGNLIGNHRRSEVRALRALARTGVDPVAESWSERADERVTAEASQQALAGAIAALPGKDRHVLLLVAWADFTYQECADALGVPVGTVRSRLNRARRKMRTALGADPTLVSDHNGAVTHG; this is encoded by the coding sequence GTGGGGGATCCACCCACCGACGACGCGTTGGTCATCCAGGAATCCCTGGAGCGGCCGGAGATATTCGCCAGGCTTTACGACAGACACGCCGCCGAGATCCACCGGTATGTGATGCGCCGACTGGGCGACAGTCACGCCGACGACATCACGGCGCAGACCTTCCTCACCGCCTTCCGCAACCGCGCCCGCTACGACGTCGCGCGCGCCAGTGCCCGGCCGTGGCTCTACGGCATCGCCGGCAACCTCATCGGCAACCACCGCCGCTCCGAAGTGCGGGCGCTGCGGGCGCTGGCCCGTACCGGCGTCGACCCGGTGGCCGAGTCCTGGTCGGAACGGGCCGACGAGCGGGTGACGGCCGAGGCCTCGCAGCAGGCGCTGGCCGGGGCGATCGCGGCCTTGCCCGGGAAGGACCGGCATGTGCTGCTGCTGGTCGCCTGGGCGGACTTCACTTACCAGGAGTGTGCCGACGCCCTCGGGGTGCCGGTCGGCACGGTCCGCTCCCGGCTGAACCGAGCGCGGCGCAAGATGCGTACGGCGCTCGGCGCCGACCCCACCCTCGTAAGCGACCACAACGGGGCGGTAACCCATGGATGA
- a CDS encoding Lrp/AsnC family transcriptional regulator, whose translation MNDDVDRKILHALQCAPRAPFRRIGEVTGVSEQTAARRYHALRRSGVMRVIGLVNPAVYGQAHWVARVRSRPDRVGPLADSLAKRPDIAYANLASGGSEIICMIRSPVEAQRDDVLLRQLPRSASVLDVSIDLLLHPFGETGTSEWTGYGAGLTPDQVRQLTGDRPPTPAGPPRPPTDEDTPLLDALAEDGRTTHTRLAELTGWSNARVARRLEALETSGTLFYDVELLPERLGHALNATLWLRVAPARLKQAGEELARHAEVAFAGAISGRHNLMVSVICRDAEDFYRYLTTHVAAIDGIDAYEVSIRVRRLKQAASLIFHGRLVHPTPG comes from the coding sequence GTGAACGACGATGTGGACAGGAAAATCCTCCACGCACTCCAATGCGCGCCCCGCGCCCCGTTCCGGCGCATCGGCGAGGTGACGGGCGTGTCGGAGCAGACCGCCGCCCGCCGCTACCATGCGCTGCGCCGCAGCGGGGTGATGCGGGTGATCGGCCTGGTCAACCCTGCGGTGTACGGGCAGGCCCATTGGGTGGCCCGCGTCCGTTCCCGCCCCGACCGGGTCGGGCCCCTGGCGGACTCCCTGGCCAAGCGGCCGGACATCGCCTACGCCAACCTCGCCTCCGGCGGCTCGGAGATCATCTGCATGATCCGCTCCCCCGTCGAGGCTCAGCGCGACGACGTCCTGCTGCGCCAGCTGCCCCGCTCGGCTTCCGTCCTCGACGTCAGCATCGACCTGCTCCTGCACCCCTTCGGCGAGACCGGCACCAGTGAATGGACCGGCTACGGCGCCGGCCTCACCCCCGACCAGGTACGGCAGCTCACCGGTGACCGGCCACCCACCCCCGCGGGGCCGCCGCGGCCCCCTACGGACGAGGACACCCCGCTGCTGGACGCCCTCGCCGAGGACGGCCGCACCACCCACACCCGCCTCGCCGAGCTCACCGGCTGGTCCAACGCGCGCGTCGCCCGTCGCCTGGAGGCCCTGGAGACTTCCGGCACGCTCTTCTACGACGTGGAACTGCTGCCCGAGCGCCTGGGCCACGCCCTCAACGCCACCCTCTGGCTGCGCGTCGCCCCCGCCCGCCTCAAACAGGCCGGCGAGGAACTCGCCCGGCACGCCGAGGTCGCCTTCGCCGGCGCCATCAGCGGCCGGCACAACCTGATGGTCAGCGTCATCTGCCGCGACGCCGAGGACTTCTACCGCTACCTCACCACCCACGTCGCTGCCATCGACGGCATCGACGCCTACGAGGTCAGCATCCGCGTCCGCCGCCTGAAACAGGCCGCCTCACTCATCTTCCACGGCCGCCTCGTACATCCGACGCCCGGGTAG
- a CDS encoding FAD-binding oxidoreductase: MSRLEVSTRTGGRIVLKESAAQGLAESLRGELLCPGDDTYDETRRVWNGMIDHRPALIARCAGTTDVAAAVAFAREHDLLVSVRGGGHNIAGKAVCVGGLMIDLSRMRSVAVDSVNRTARVEGGATLGELDSATQLSGLATTAGVVTHTGVAGLTLGGGVGRLARKYGLACDNLLSADVVTAGGHVLRTSAAENSDLFWGVRGAGANFGVATSLEFQLHPVGPEVLGGVVVHPLERAKAALKFCYEYSRSAPDELTADAFFLTSPDGDPVLAISVFYAGSMEQGERVLEPLRRSGPPLADQVGPVAYTELQAAGDAFFPIGLHYYWKSHFLEEIADDAIDATVDHFAGAPSPRSLIVFQQYGGAVSRVSPSETAFRHRNAQYDNFAASVWTDPREMEVHKQWARQWWDMMSRFSVGAEYVNNLGEEGEDRVRAAYGDNYERLVALKNEHDPANFFRLNANISPSG, encoded by the coding sequence ATGTCTCGGCTTGAGGTGAGTACGAGGACGGGCGGCCGGATTGTGCTCAAGGAATCGGCTGCTCAGGGGTTGGCGGAGAGCCTGCGTGGAGAACTGCTCTGCCCCGGCGATGACACATACGACGAGACCCGCAGAGTCTGGAACGGCATGATCGACCACCGGCCTGCGCTGATTGCCCGCTGCGCCGGGACCACCGACGTCGCAGCGGCCGTGGCCTTTGCCCGGGAACACGATCTGCTTGTTTCCGTGCGCGGAGGCGGCCACAACATCGCGGGCAAAGCGGTGTGCGTCGGTGGCCTGATGATCGATCTGTCACGGATGCGCAGCGTTGCAGTCGATTCTGTCAACCGGACGGCCCGGGTCGAAGGCGGTGCGACGCTCGGAGAACTGGACAGTGCCACACAACTGTCGGGCCTGGCCACGACGGCGGGCGTCGTCACCCATACGGGCGTCGCTGGGCTGACACTCGGTGGCGGCGTGGGCCGGCTCGCCCGGAAATATGGTCTCGCTTGCGACAACCTGCTGTCCGCCGACGTCGTCACCGCCGGTGGTCACGTGCTGAGAACCAGCGCCGCGGAGAACTCCGACCTCTTCTGGGGCGTGCGGGGCGCCGGCGCGAATTTCGGTGTCGCGACCTCGCTTGAGTTTCAGCTCCACCCCGTGGGTCCAGAAGTGCTCGGAGGCGTCGTCGTCCACCCCTTGGAGCGGGCGAAGGCGGCACTCAAGTTCTGTTACGAGTACTCGCGTTCGGCCCCGGACGAGCTGACCGCTGACGCTTTCTTCCTGACCTCACCCGACGGCGACCCGGTGCTTGCCATCTCCGTCTTTTACGCCGGATCGATGGAGCAGGGCGAGCGGGTGCTGGAGCCGCTCCGACGGTCCGGCCCACCCCTTGCCGACCAGGTCGGGCCCGTTGCCTACACGGAACTGCAAGCCGCTGGCGACGCCTTCTTCCCTATCGGCCTCCACTACTACTGGAAGTCCCACTTCCTCGAGGAGATCGCCGACGACGCGATCGATGCCACCGTGGACCACTTCGCCGGCGCTCCCTCTCCCCGGTCCCTCATCGTCTTTCAGCAGTACGGCGGCGCCGTCAGCCGCGTCTCGCCATCCGAAACGGCCTTCCGCCACCGGAACGCGCAATACGACAACTTCGCCGCGTCGGTATGGACGGATCCCCGGGAAATGGAAGTGCACAAGCAATGGGCACGGCAGTGGTGGGACATGATGAGCCGCTTCTCAGTCGGAGCCGAGTATGTGAACAACTTGGGGGAGGAAGGCGAGGACCGAGTACGGGCTGCCTACGGCGACAACTATGAACGGCTGGTGGCCCTCAAGAACGAGCACGACCCCGCCAACTTCTTCCGGCTGAACGCGAACATCTCACCCAGTGGGTGA
- a CDS encoding cold-shock protein has product MVTATVREWHDEEGWGVLDSPETPGGCWGHYSDIQTKGFHTLSPGQRVDLQWEAPGFKQDGYVYRAVNIVPRPA; this is encoded by the coding sequence ATGGTGACTGCGACTGTCCGTGAGTGGCACGACGAGGAAGGGTGGGGGGTACTCGACTCTCCCGAGACACCCGGCGGTTGTTGGGGCCACTACTCCGACATCCAGACGAAGGGCTTCCATACGCTGTCGCCGGGGCAACGCGTAGATCTCCAATGGGAAGCCCCTGGCTTCAAGCAAGACGGCTACGTCTACCGGGCAGTGAACATAGTGCCTCGGCCAGCCTGA
- a CDS encoding helix-turn-helix domain-containing protein: MTTEEGGVRDLPDDGDWLTERRYAIGQRLRTERLRQNLTQDQVWQAARIDRRTLQYVEAGEEAKLGTVLRIVWVLNISLADLEG; this comes from the coding sequence GTGACCACCGAGGAGGGGGGAGTGCGCGACCTGCCCGATGACGGCGACTGGCTTACCGAACGCCGCTACGCCATCGGCCAACGTCTTCGCACCGAGCGGCTCCGCCAGAACCTCACCCAGGACCAGGTGTGGCAGGCGGCCCGCATCGACCGACGCACGCTCCAGTACGTCGAGGCAGGCGAAGAGGCGAAGCTAGGCACTGTGCTCCGCATTGTGTGGGTCCTCAACATCTCGTTGGCCGACCTCGAGGGGTGA